From a region of the Actinomadura luzonensis genome:
- a CDS encoding K(+)-transporting ATPase subunit F — protein sequence MSAVNAAGLVVVAALVVLMVAALLFPERF from the coding sequence GTGAGCGCCGTCAACGCCGCCGGGCTCGTCGTGGTCGCCGCCCTGGTGGTCCTCATGGTCGCGGCGCTGCTGTTCCCGGAGCGGTTCTGA
- the kdpA gene encoding potassium-transporting ATPase subunit KdpA — MSPALAGIAFTGSLLLALVVCYRPLGDYMYRVYTGTRHSRAERVIYRLLGVNADSEQRWGVYARGVLAFSVVSVLFLYGLQRLQDHLFLSLGMKAVEPALAWNTAVSFVTNTNWQAYSGEATMGHVVQTAGLAVQNFVSAAAGMAVAVALVRGFARSRTDTVGNFWVDLVRGTVRILLPMAFAGALALVAGGAVQTFAGHRTWTTLTGGEQTFTPGAVASQEAIKDLGTNGGGFFNANSAHPFENPTAWTNWVEILLLLVIAFCLPRTFGRMVGDDRQGYAIVSVMAVIAIVSLGVTQWAELSAGGTVPQAVGQALEGREARFGTSGSAVFATATTLTSTGAVNSFHDSYTALGGGMLIFNMLLGEVAPGGTGSGLYGMLILAVITVFVAGLMVGRTPEYLGKRIGAREIKLASLYFLATPLLVLLGTAVAMATATGRAAMLNSGPHGLSEILYAYTSASNNNGSAFAGVSVNTPFHNVTLGLCMAFGRFLPMVLVLALAGSLARQAPVPASAGTLPTYRPQFVGMVVGVTVILVALTFLPALALGPLAEGLR; from the coding sequence ATGTCCCCCGCCCTGGCCGGGATCGCCTTCACCGGATCCCTCCTGCTCGCCCTTGTCGTCTGCTACAGACCGCTGGGCGACTACATGTACCGGGTCTACACCGGCACCCGGCACTCCCGGGCCGAGCGGGTGATCTACCGGCTGCTGGGCGTCAACGCCGACAGCGAGCAGCGGTGGGGCGTCTACGCGCGCGGCGTGCTGGCCTTCTCGGTGGTCTCCGTGCTGTTCCTGTACGGCCTGCAGCGGTTGCAGGACCACCTGTTCCTGTCGCTCGGCATGAAGGCGGTGGAGCCCGCCCTGGCCTGGAACACCGCGGTCAGCTTCGTCACCAACACCAACTGGCAGGCGTACTCGGGCGAGGCGACGATGGGCCACGTCGTGCAGACGGCGGGCCTGGCGGTGCAGAACTTCGTCTCCGCCGCGGCCGGCATGGCCGTGGCCGTCGCCCTGGTCCGGGGCTTCGCCCGCAGCAGGACCGACACCGTCGGCAACTTCTGGGTGGACCTGGTGCGCGGCACCGTCCGCATCCTGCTGCCGATGGCGTTCGCCGGCGCGCTGGCGCTGGTGGCCGGCGGCGCCGTCCAGACCTTCGCCGGGCACCGCACGTGGACCACGCTGACCGGCGGCGAGCAGACGTTCACCCCGGGCGCGGTCGCCTCCCAGGAGGCCATCAAGGACCTGGGCACCAACGGCGGCGGCTTCTTCAACGCCAACTCGGCCCACCCGTTCGAGAACCCGACGGCGTGGACCAACTGGGTCGAGATCCTCCTGCTGCTGGTGATCGCGTTCTGCCTGCCGCGCACGTTCGGCCGGATGGTCGGCGACGACCGGCAGGGCTACGCGATCGTGTCGGTGATGGCGGTCATCGCGATCGTCAGCCTCGGCGTCACGCAGTGGGCGGAGCTGTCCGCGGGCGGCACCGTGCCGCAGGCGGTCGGGCAGGCCCTCGAAGGCCGCGAGGCGCGGTTCGGCACGTCCGGCTCAGCGGTGTTCGCCACCGCGACCACGCTCACCAGCACCGGCGCGGTGAACTCCTTCCACGACTCCTACACCGCGCTCGGCGGCGGCATGCTGATCTTCAACATGCTGCTCGGCGAGGTCGCCCCCGGCGGCACCGGTTCCGGCCTGTACGGCATGCTGATCCTGGCCGTGATCACGGTGTTCGTCGCCGGGCTGATGGTCGGGCGCACGCCGGAGTACCTGGGCAAGCGGATCGGCGCCCGCGAGATCAAGCTCGCCTCCCTGTACTTCCTGGCCACGCCGCTGCTGGTGCTGCTCGGCACCGCCGTCGCGATGGCCACCGCCACCGGCCGCGCCGCGATGCTGAACTCCGGCCCGCACGGCCTGTCGGAGATCCTGTACGCCTACACCTCCGCCTCCAACAACAACGGCTCCGCCTTCGCCGGGGTCAGCGTGAACACCCCGTTCCACAACGTCACGCTCGGCCTGTGCATGGCCTTCGGCCGGTTCCTGCCGATGGTGCTGGTGCTGGCGCTGGCCGGGTCGCTGGCCCGGCAGGCGCCGGTGCCCGCCTCGGCCGGGACGCTGCCGACGTACCGGCCGCAGTTCGTCGGCATGGTCGTCGGCGTGACGGTCATCCTGGTCGCCCTGACGTTCCTCCCGGCGCTGGCGCTGGGACCGCTCGCGGAAGGACTGCGGTAA
- a CDS encoding class I SAM-dependent methyltransferase has protein sequence MHRWKPELGLIQETLLLTLHARALDAGRPDPILGDKLSADLAGTIDYDFGKLKVKPNLVLTTALRAKKLDDVVRAFVAAHPGCVVLDLGCGLDTRVFRCDPPPGVDWYDIDFPEVVHLRAACLPGRSHLVGADLTGSDWLTAIPRDRPAVIVAEGLLPFMPGDSFQAMTRALTGHLPAGELALNGYTRFAAWAMKYHPTIKALGIKAAQGFDDPREPESWQAGLELVEEQILTRAPETARFPQPLRALTRLTARSTALSRQGARILRYRF, from the coding sequence ATGCACCGCTGGAAACCCGAACTCGGGCTGATCCAGGAAACGCTGCTGCTCACTCTCCACGCCAGGGCCCTGGACGCCGGGCGGCCCGACCCGATCCTCGGCGACAAGCTCTCCGCGGACCTGGCCGGCACCATCGACTACGACTTCGGCAAGCTGAAGGTCAAGCCCAACCTCGTCCTCACCACGGCACTGCGCGCCAAGAAGCTCGACGACGTCGTGCGCGCCTTCGTCGCCGCGCACCCGGGATGCGTGGTGCTCGACCTGGGCTGCGGCCTGGACACCAGGGTGTTCCGCTGCGATCCGCCGCCCGGCGTCGACTGGTACGACATCGACTTCCCGGAGGTGGTGCACCTGCGGGCCGCCTGCCTGCCCGGCCGTTCCCACCTGGTCGGAGCCGACCTCACCGGCTCCGACTGGCTCACCGCCATCCCCCGCGACCGGCCGGCCGTGATCGTCGCCGAGGGGCTGCTGCCCTTCATGCCCGGCGACTCCTTCCAGGCGATGACCCGCGCGCTGACCGGCCATCTCCCCGCGGGCGAGCTGGCGCTCAACGGCTACACCCGCTTCGCCGCCTGGGCGATGAAGTACCACCCCACCATCAAGGCGCTCGGCATCAAGGCCGCCCAGGGCTTCGACGACCCCCGCGAACCGGAGTCCTGGCAGGCCGGCCTCGAACTGGTCGAGGAGCAGATCCTCACCCGCGCGCCGGAGACGGCCCGCTTCCCGCAACCGCTGCGCGCGCTGACCCGTCTCACCGCCCGCAGCACGGCCCTGTCCCGGCAGGGGGCGCGGATCCTCCGCTACCGGTTCTGA